The genomic region CCTCTTCGTTGCTGCCCTTGGGATAGAACTTGCCGTTGACGATGTCGCCGGCTTCGAGATGGAAAATGTTTCCTACATCGACGCCCATGTACTTGGGGCTCTTGAGGCCGCGGGTTTCGAAGATGAGCTTGGTCTCGCCGAAATCCATGACCGCCATCTGCGTGCAGGCCGCCTCGCCCTGGTCAAAGAAGCCCAGGCGCCCGCCGAAGCTGTAGACGCTCTTGGGCAGCGTGGCTCCGGGGATTCCCCATCGGGCGATGTCCATCTGGTGCACGCCTTGGTTGCCCAGGTCGCCGTTGCCGAAATCCCAGAACCAGTGCCAGCGGTAGTGGACAAGGTTCTCATGGTAAGGCTGTTTGCGGGCCGGCCCGAGCCAAAGGTCGAAATCCAACTCCTTGGGCGGGTTCGTATAAGGCTTGAAACCCAGGTCGCCGCGGGTGTTGTGACCACCGCCGGGCTTGTAGCAGAGGGCCCGTGAGATCAAGAGTTTGCCCAGCTTGCCGGAGGCGATCGCGGCGACGACCTTGGCCCACTTCATGTCCGACCTGCTTTGCGTGCCGTGCTGGACGATACGATTGTACTTGCGGGCGGTCTCGACGGCGATGCGACCCTCGTGAATGTTGTGGCTCATCGGCTTCTCGACATAGACATCCTTGCCCGCCTGGCAGGCCCAGATGGTCATGAGCGAGTGCCAGTGATTAGGGGTTGCGATCGACACAACGTCAACCGACTTGTCCTCCAGGACCTTGCGGATGTCCTGCACGCACTTGGGTCGATACCCGGCCTTGTCCTCGACGCTCTTGGCGCGGCTCTCGAACAAGCGGGAGTCCGGATCGACGAGATAGACGATCTCGACGTCCTTCATGCCCGCATAGCCGCCCATATGCGAGGTGCCTTGCCCATTGATGCCCGCCACGGCGACACGGATTCTCTCGTTGGCTCCCCGCTTGGGCGGAGGCATGGCCGCAGGTTGCTCGGCGGCCTTGGCGGCAACAGCCTTGCCGACCACGGCGAAGGCACTCAATGAGGCAGACTGTGACAGAAAACGGCGACGACTCAGAGACATTTGCGATCCTCCTGTTGGACGGACTCTGGACGAACGATTGAGGGTGTCAGTATAACGGTTTGGCGAAAATACGCCAAACCAGGAGCGATGCCGGGGGTGCAAGCGGATTGTCCGATCTGCGGCCGCCGCCGGCGCGCCGCTGGATGAGCGGGCCGTGCGCCAGTGGGCGACCGACAGGTTCCGCCGGATGCATGTACGTTCCCGCCGACGCCCATGCCCACTTGGCCGAGACTATCAGACGAGGACACCACTGGTCGGCCACGAAGGTGTACTGCCCGGTGATCTCGCCGACGTGAATCGTCTTACGCTTACTGGGCACGCATACCCAGTCACCCGGCGACATGCGATGGACAAAGGCCCAAATCTGGCCGGAGTTCTGGACGCGATGGAAATGCTTGAACTTCGGATAGACCTCGGCGAGCACGGCCATCAGGTCTTTGCGGTCTTTCAGCTTGCCGAGGT from Phycisphaerae bacterium harbors:
- a CDS encoding Gfo/Idh/MocA family oxidoreductase yields the protein MSLSRRRFLSQSASLSAFAVVGKAVAAKAAEQPAAMPPPKRGANERIRVAVAGINGQGTSHMGGYAGMKDVEIVYLVDPDSRLFESRAKSVEDKAGYRPKCVQDIRKVLEDKSVDVVSIATPNHWHSLMTIWACQAGKDVYVEKPMSHNIHEGRIAVETARKYNRIVQHGTQSRSDMKWAKVVAAIASGKLGKLLISRALCYKPGGGHNTRGDLGFKPYTNPPKELDFDLWLGPARKQPYHENLVHYRWHWFWDFGNGDLGNQGVHQMDIARWGIPGATLPKSVYSFGGRLGFFDQGEAACTQMAVMDFGETKLIFETRGLKSPKYMGVDVGNIFHLEAGDIVNGKFYPKGSNEEAPLPEVEATRGPGGDRLVNFLAAVRSRKVSDLNADILEGHYSSALCHLCNMSIRLGSKIPFRPRDTTLESDPVVLDLLERTEQHLAENGVDIEKSGFVLGRKLVVDAGTETIVDDPEANQLLTRHYRKGFEVPDKV